GTTCCGCACGTCCTCGGGGGTCAACGGCATCTCTTCACCTCAACGTAGTCGTCGGCATTCGGCAAGACGGTAGTTCACATCGCTCACAGCCGACTCACGATCGAAATCAGGATGTAGACGATGATCATCAGTACGAAGAAGGACAGGTCGAGCGCCACGCCCCCGAGACGCAGCGGCGGAATGAACCGCCGCAGAAGCTTGAGCGGTGGATCAGTGACAGTGTAGGTGGCCTCCAGAACGACCACCATCGCCTTGCCGGGTTGCCATGAGCGGGCGAACTGGAAGACATAATCCATGACCAACCGGAAGATCAGCACGATGAGGAAGCACATCAGCGCGATGTAAATGACTTGCAGGACCACGCTCATGACCCTTGCTTCCCTCTCCCCTGATCCATGCTGTTCGGTACTGCTGTTCCGGTGGTGCGTCTCAGCTCTGGTTGAAGAACCCGCCCTCTGCGATACGGGCCTTGTCCTCCGCCGTGACATCGACGTTAGCAGGCGACAACAGAAACACCTTCTGCGTCACCCGCTCGATGCTGCCGTGAAGACCAAACACCAAACCGGCCGCAAAGTCGACAAGTCGCTTGGCGTCTGTGTCATCCATCTCAGTCAGATTCATGATCACCGGGGTGCCCTCACGGAAGTGTTCCCCGATGGTACGGGCCTCGTTGTAGGTCCGCGGGTGAAGTGTGGTGATCCGGTAAGGCTCTCGTTCCGACACGACCTTGGGCATGATCACCGGTGCGTTCTTCTCCAGGTTTTGACGTTCTTGTGTGATGGATGCCACGGGCGCGATGCGCGCCGGACGCCCGGATTCCGCGGGCAGTGCGGCCGCGTGAGGCACCGGATCGCGCGGCGCCGGAGGCTGCACCACTCGTACCGATTCATCCCTTTGGGACTGATGTGAGCCGTGGGACTGGTGCGACGGTTCGTGTCGCCGGTGGTCCCGTTCGGGCTCCGGGTCGAGTTCGGGTTCGAAGTCGTCGTCGGGGTCGAAACCGCGGCCGTCGTACCCATCGTCCTCCACGAGGCCGAGGTAGACCGCCATCTTGCGCATCGCGCCGGCCATGCTCTGAGTCCTCCGCTCTGTGGTGGATCGACTGACGACTGCCAAGTGCCAGGGATCCACGAGGTCGCTACGCCCGCTGTACAGCGGTAATGACCATATTTTCTGCTGTGGTCCGACTCTTGGCGACGTTAC
This genomic window from Streptomyces sp. DG2A-72 contains:
- a CDS encoding cell division protein SepF — its product is MAGAMRKMAVYLGLVEDDGYDGRGFDPDDDFEPELDPEPERDHRRHEPSHQSHGSHQSQRDESVRVVQPPAPRDPVPHAAALPAESGRPARIAPVASITQERQNLEKNAPVIMPKVVSEREPYRITTLHPRTYNEARTIGEHFREGTPVIMNLTEMDDTDAKRLVDFAAGLVFGLHGSIERVTQKVFLLSPANVDVTAEDKARIAEGGFFNQS
- a CDS encoding YggT family protein gives rise to the protein MSVVLQVIYIALMCFLIVLIFRLVMDYVFQFARSWQPGKAMVVVLEATYTVTDPPLKLLRRFIPPLRLGGVALDLSFFVLMIIVYILISIVSRL